The Octopus sinensis unplaced genomic scaffold, ASM634580v1 Contig13849, whole genome shotgun sequence genome contains a region encoding:
- the LOC118761476 gene encoding uncharacterized protein LOC118761476 isoform X12: MCIPYCLYAYTYTHLDVYNIHTPGCVHPTVCMHTHRHTYTHLDVYNTPTPGCVHPTVCMHTHIHTWMCTTYTLLDVYTLLSVCIHIDTHIHTWMCTTHPLLDVYTLLSVCIHIDTHIHTWMCTTYTLLDVYTLLSVCIHIDTHIHTWMCTTHPLLDVYTLLSVCIHIDTHIHTWMCTTYTLLDVYTLLSVCIHIDTHIHTWMCTTHPPGCVHPTVCMHTHRHTYTHLDVYNIHTPGCVHPTVCMHTHRHTYTHLDVYNTPTPGCVHPTVCMHTHRHTYTHLDVYTLLSVCIHIDTHIHTWMCTTHPLLDVYTLLSVCIHIDTHIHTWMCTTYTLLDVYTLLSVCIHIYTPGCVQHTHSWMCTPYCLYAYTYTHIYTPGCVQHTHTWMCTPYCLYAYT; encoded by the exons atgTGTATACCCtactgtctgtatgcatacac atatacacacctggatGTGTACAACATACACACTCCTGGATGTGTACACCCtactgtctgtatgcatacacatagacacacatatacacacctggatGTGTACAACACACCCACTCCTGGATGTGTACACCCtactgtctgtatgcatacacatatacacacctggatGTGTACAACATACACACTCCTGGATGTGTACACCCtactgtctgtatgcatacacatagacacacatatacacacctggatGTGTACAACACACCCACTCCTGGATGTGTACACCCtactgtctgtatgcatacacatagacacacatatacacacctggatGTGTACAACATACACACTCCTGGATGTGTACACCCtactgtctgtatgcatacacatagacacacatatacacacctggatGTGTACAACACACCCACTCCTGGATGTGTACACCCtactgtctgtatgcatacacatagacacacatatacacacctggatGTGTACAACATACACACTCCTGGATGTGTACACCCtactgtctgtatgcatacacatagacacacatatacacacctggatGTGTACAACACACCCTCCTGGATGTGTACACCCtactgtctgtatgcatacacatagacacacatatacacacctggatGTGTACAACATACACACTCCTGGATGTGTACACCCtactgtctgtatgcatacacatagacacacatatacacacctggatGTGTACAACACACCCACTCCTGGATGTGTACACCCtactgtctgtatgcatacacatagacacacatacacacacctggaT GTGTACACCCtactgtctgtatgcatacacatagacacacatatacacacctggatGTGTACAACACACCCACTCCTGGATGTGTACACCCtactgtctgtatgcatacacatagacacacatatacacacctggatGTGTACAACATACACACTCCTGGATGTGTACACCCtactgtctgtatgcatacac atatacacacctggatGTGTACAACATACACACTCCTGGATGTGTACACCCtactgtctgtatgcatacac atacacacacatatacacacctggatgtgtacaacatacacacacctggATGTGTACACCCtactgtctgtatgcatacacatag
- the LOC118761476 gene encoding uncharacterized protein LOC118761476 isoform X6: protein MHTHIHTWMCTTYTLLDVYTLLSVCIHIDTHIHTWMCTTHPLLDVYTLLSVCIHIDTHIHTWMCTTHPLLDVYTLLSVCIHIDTHIHTWMCTTYTLLDVYTLLSVCIHIDTHIHTWMCTTHPLLDVYTLLSVCIHIDTHIHTWMCTTYTLLDVYTLLSVCIHIDTHIHTWMCTTHPPGCVHPTVCMHTHRHTYTHLDVYNIHTPGCVHPTVCMHTHRHTYTHLDVYNTPTPGCVHPTVCMHTHRHTYTHLDVYTLLSVCIHIDTHIHTWMCTTHPLLDVYTLLSVCIHIDTHIHTWMCTTYTLLDVYTLLSVCIHIHTHIHTWMCTTYTHLDVYTLLSVCIHIDTHIHTWMCTTHTHLDVYTLLSVCIHIDTHIHTWMCTTHPLLDVYTLLSVCIHIDTHIHTWMCTTHPLLDVYTLLSMHTHRHTYTHLDVYNTHTPGCVHPTVCMHTHTHTPMCTTHTYSPACTHTHTWMCTPYCLCTHIHLCVQHAHTHTNLDVYTLLSLCTHIHTHLGVQHTHTNLDVYTLLSLCTHIHTHIYVYNVHTYTHICVCNTHTIYTCMHTHSYTAVHVCTQWFLPQQKCSIVLLGFIVYIHINMNVFICT, encoded by the exons atgcatacac atatacacacctggatGTGTACAACATACACACTCCTGGATGTGTACACCCtactgtctgtatgcatacacatagacacacatatacacacctggatGTGTACAACACACCCACTCCTGGATGTGTACACCCtactgtctgtatgcatacac atagacacacatatacacacctggatGTGTACAACACACCCACTCCTGGATGTGTACACCCtactgtctgtatgcatacacatagacacacatatacacacctggatGTGTACAACATACACACTCCTGGATGTGTACACCCtactgtctgtatgcatacacatagacacacatatacacacctggatGTGTACAACACACCCACTCCTGGATGTGTACACCCtactgtctgtatgcatacacatagacacacatatacacacctggatGTGTACAACATACACACTCCTGGATGTGTACACCCtactgtctgtatgcatacacatagacacacatatacacacctggatGTGTACAACACACCCTCCTGGATGTGTACACCCtactgtctgtatgcatacacatagacacacatatacacacctggatGTGTACAACATACACACTCCTGGATGTGTACACCCtactgtctgtatgcatacacatagacacacatatacacacctggatGTGTACAACACACCCACTCCTGGATGTGTACACCCtactgtctgtatgcatacacatagacacacatacacacacctggaT GTGTACACCCtactgtctgtatgcatacacatagacacacatatacacacctggatGTGTACAACACACCCACTCCTGGATGTGTACACCCtactgtctgtatgcatacacatagacacacatatacacacctggatGTGTACAACATACACACTCCTGGATGTGTACACCCtactgtctgtatgcatacac atacacacacatatacacacctggatgtgtacaacatacacacacctggATGTGTACACCCtactgtctgtatgcatacacatagacacacatatacacacctggatgtgtacaacacacacacacctggatgTGTATACACtactgtctgtatgcatacacatagacacac atatacacacctggatGTGTACAACACACCCACTCCTGGATGTGTATACACtactgtctgtatgcatacacatagacacacatatacacacctggatGTGTACAACACACCCACTCCTGGATGTGTATACACTACtgtctatgcatacacatagacacacatatacacacctggatgtgtacaacacacacacacctggat gTGTACACCCTActgtctgtatgcacacacatacacacacacctatgtgtacaacacacacatattcacctgcatgcacacacacacacacctggat GTGTACACCCTACTGtctctgcacacacatacatctatgtgtacaacacgcacacacacacacaaacttggaTGTGTACACCCTACTGTctctttgcacacacatacacacacatctaggtgtacaacacacacacacaaaccttgaTGTGTACACCCTACTGTccctttgcacacacatacacacacacatctatgtgtataatgtacacacatacacacacatctgtgtgtgcaacacacacaccatatacacctgcatgcacacacactcatacaccgctgtgcatgtatgcacacaatgGTTTCTCCCCCAGCAGAAATGTTCTATTGTTTTACTaggttttattgtatatatacacattaacatgaatgtttttatttgtacataa
- the LOC118761476 gene encoding uncharacterized protein LOC118761476 isoform X14 encodes MCIPYCLYAYTYTHLDVYNIHTPGCVHPTVCMHTHRHTYTHLDVYNTPTPGCVHPTVCMHTHIHTWMCTTYTLLDVYTLLSVCIHIDTHIHTWMCTTHPLLDVYTLLSVCIHIDTHIHTWMCTTYTLLDVYTLLSVCIHIDTHIHTWMCTTHPLLDVYTLLSVCIHIDTHIHTWMCTTYTLLDVYTLLSVCIHIDTHIHTWMCTTHPPGCVHPTVCMHTHRHTYTHLDVYNIHTPGCVHPTVCMHTHRHTYTHLDVYNTPTPGCVHPTVCMHTHRHTYTHLDVYTLLSVCIHIDTHIHTWMCTTHPLLDVYTLLSVCIHIDTHIHTWMCTTYTLLDVYTLLSVCIHIDTLYTPGCVQHTHSWMVHPTVCMHT; translated from the exons atgTGTATACCCtactgtctgtatgcatacac atatacacacctggatGTGTACAACATACACACTCCTGGATGTGTACACCCtactgtctgtatgcatacacatagacacacatatacacacctggatGTGTACAACACACCCACTCCTGGATGTGTACACCCtactgtctgtatgcatacacatatacacacctggatGTGTACAACATACACACTCCTGGATGTGTACACCCtactgtctgtatgcatacacatagacacacatatacacacctggatGTGTACAACACACCCACTCCTGGATGTGTACACCCtactgtctgtatgcatacacatagacacacatatacacacctggatGTGTACAACATACACACTCCTGGATGTGTACACCCtactgtctgtatgcatacacatagacacacatatacacacctggatGTGTACAACACACCCACTCCTGGATGTGTACACCCtactgtctgtatgcatacacatagacacacatatacacacctggatGTGTACAACATACACACTCCTGGATGTGTACACCCtactgtctgtatgcatacacatagacacacatatacacacctggatGTGTACAACACACCCTCCTGGATGTGTACACCCtactgtctgtatgcatacacatagacacacatatacacacctggatGTGTACAACATACACACTCCTGGATGTGTACACCCtactgtctgtatgcatacacatagacacacatatacacacctggatGTGTACAACACACCCACTCCTGGATGTGTACACCCtactgtctgtatgcatacacatagacacacatacacacacctggaT GTGTACACCCtactgtctgtatgcatacacatagacacacatatacacacctggatGTGTACAACACACCCACTCCTGGATGTGTACACCCtactgtctgtatgcatacacatagacacacatatacacacctggatGTGTACAACATACACACTCCTGGATGTGTACACCCtactgtctgtatgcatacacatagacacactataCACACCTGGATGTGTACAACACACCCACTCCTGGATGGTACACCCTACTGTCtgtatgcacacatag
- the LOC118761476 gene encoding uncharacterized protein LOC118761476 isoform X8, with protein sequence MCIPYCLYAYTYTHLDVYNIHTPGCVHPTVCMHTHRHTYTHLDVYNTPTPGCVHPTVCMHTHIHTWMCTTYTLLDVYTLLSVCIHIDTHIHTWMCTTHPLLDVYTLLSVCIHIDTHIHTWMCTTYTLLDVYTLLSVCIHIDTHIHTWMCTTHPLLDVYTLLSVCIHIDTHIHTWMCTTYTLLDVYTLLSVCIHIDTHIHTWMCTTHPPGCVHPTVCMHTHRHTYTHLDVYNIHTPGCVHPTVCMHTHRHTYTHLDVYNTPTPGCVHPTVCMHTHRHTYTHLDVYTLLSVCIHIDTHIHTWMCTTHPLLDVYTLLSVCIHIDTHIHTWMCTTYTLLDVYTLLSVCIHIHTHIHTWMCTTYTHLDVYTLLSVCIHIDTHIHTWMCTTHTHLDVYTLLSVCIHIDTHIHTWMCTTHPLLDVYTLLSVCIHIDTHIHTWMCTTHPLLDVYTLLSMHTHRHTYTHLDVYNTHTPGCVYTTVCMHTHRHIYTPGCVQHTHSWMCTPYCLYAYT encoded by the exons atgTGTATACCCtactgtctgtatgcatacac atatacacacctggatGTGTACAACATACACACTCCTGGATGTGTACACCCtactgtctgtatgcatacacatagacacacatatacacacctggatGTGTACAACACACCCACTCCTGGATGTGTACACCCtactgtctgtatgcatacacatatacacacctggatGTGTACAACATACACACTCCTGGATGTGTACACCCtactgtctgtatgcatacacatagacacacatatacacacctggatGTGTACAACACACCCACTCCTGGATGTGTACACCCtactgtctgtatgcatacacatagacacacatatacacacctggatGTGTACAACATACACACTCCTGGATGTGTACACCCtactgtctgtatgcatacacatagacacacatatacacacctggatGTGTACAACACACCCACTCCTGGATGTGTACACCCtactgtctgtatgcatacacatagacacacatatacacacctggatGTGTACAACATACACACTCCTGGATGTGTACACCCtactgtctgtatgcatacacatagacacacatatacacacctggatGTGTACAACACACCCTCCTGGATGTGTACACCCtactgtctgtatgcatacacatagacacacatatacacacctggatGTGTACAACATACACACTCCTGGATGTGTACACCCtactgtctgtatgcatacacatagacacacatatacacacctggatGTGTACAACACACCCACTCCTGGATGTGTACACCCtactgtctgtatgcatacacatagacacacatacacacacctggaT GTGTACACCCtactgtctgtatgcatacacatagacacacatatacacacctggatGTGTACAACACACCCACTCCTGGATGTGTACACCCtactgtctgtatgcatacacatagacacacatatacacacctggatGTGTACAACATACACACTCCTGGATGTGTACACCCtactgtctgtatgcatacac atacacacacatatacacacctggatgtgtacaacatacacacacctggATGTGTACACCCtactgtctgtatgcatacacatagacacacatatacacacctggatgtgtacaacacacacacacctggatgTGTATACACtactgtctgtatgcatacacatagacacac atatacacacctggatGTGTACAACACACCCACTCCTGGATGTGTATACACtactgtctgtatgcatacacatagacacacatatacacacctggatGTGTACAACACACCCACTCCTGGATGTGTATACACTACtgtctatgcatacacatagacacacatatacacacctggatgtgtacaacacacacacacctggatgTGTATACACtactgtctgtatgcatacacatagacacatatacacacctggatGTGTACAACATACACACTCCTGGATGTGTACACCCtactgtctgtatgcatacac atag
- the LOC118761476 gene encoding uncharacterized protein LOC118761476 isoform X2: MWTTHTLLDVYTLLSVCIHIDTHIHTWMCTTYTLLDVYTLLSVCIHIDTHIHTWMCTTHPLLDVYTLLSVCIHIDTHIHTWMCTTHPLLDVYTLLSVCIHIDTHIHTWMCTTYTLLDVYTLLSVCIHIDTHIHTWMCTTHPLLDVYTLLSVCIHIDTHIHTWMCTTYTLLDVYTLLSVCIHIDTHIHTWMCTTHPPGCVHPTVCMHTHRHTYTHLDVYNIHTPGCVHPTVCMHTHRHTYTHLDVYNTPTPGCVHPTVCMHTHRHTYTHLDVYTLLSVCIHIDTHIHTWMCTTHPLLDVYTLLSVCIHIDTHIHTWMCTTYTLLDVYTLLSVCIHIHTHIHTWMCTTYTHLDVYTLLSVCIHIDTHIHTWMCTTHTHLDVYTLLSVCIHIDTHIHTWMCTTHPLLDVYTLLSVCIHIDTHIHTWMCTTHPLLDVYTLLSMHTHRHTYTHLDVYNTHTPGCVHPTVCMHTHTHTPMCTTHTYSPACTHTHTWMCTPYCLCTHIHLCVQHAHTHTNLDVYTLLSLCTHIHTHLGVQHTHTNLDVYTLLSLCTHIHTHIYVYNVHTYTHICVCNTHTIYTCMHTHSYTAVHVCTQWFLPQQKCSIVLLGFIVYIHINMNVFICT, from the exons atgtggacaacacacacactcctGGATGTGTACACActactgtctgtatgtatacacatagacacacatatacacacctggatGTGTACAACATACACACTCCTGGATGTGTACACCCtactgtctgtatgcatacacatagacacacatatacacacctggatGTGTACAACACACCCACTCCTGGATGTGTACACCCtactgtctgtatgcatacac atagacacacatatacacacctggatGTGTACAACACACCCACTCCTGGATGTGTACACCCtactgtctgtatgcatacacatagacacacatatacacacctggatGTGTACAACATACACACTCCTGGATGTGTACACCCtactgtctgtatgcatacacatagacacacatatacacacctggatGTGTACAACACACCCACTCCTGGATGTGTACACCCtactgtctgtatgcatacacatagacacacatatacacacctggatGTGTACAACATACACACTCCTGGATGTGTACACCCtactgtctgtatgcatacacatagacacacatatacacacctggatGTGTACAACACACCCTCCTGGATGTGTACACCCtactgtctgtatgcatacacatagacacacatatacacacctggatGTGTACAACATACACACTCCTGGATGTGTACACCCtactgtctgtatgcatacacatagacacacatatacacacctggatGTGTACAACACACCCACTCCTGGATGTGTACACCCtactgtctgtatgcatacacatagacacacatacacacacctggaT GTGTACACCCtactgtctgtatgcatacacatagacacacatatacacacctggatGTGTACAACACACCCACTCCTGGATGTGTACACCCtactgtctgtatgcatacacatagacacacatatacacacctggatGTGTACAACATACACACTCCTGGATGTGTACACCCtactgtctgtatgcatacac atacacacacatatacacacctggatgtgtacaacatacacacacctggATGTGTACACCCtactgtctgtatgcatacacatagacacacatatacacacctggatgtgtacaacacacacacacctggatgTGTATACACtactgtctgtatgcatacacatagacacac atatacacacctggatGTGTACAACACACCCACTCCTGGATGTGTATACACtactgtctgtatgcatacacatagacacacatatacacacctggatGTGTACAACACACCCACTCCTGGATGTGTATACACTACtgtctatgcatacacatagacacacatatacacacctggatgtgtacaacacacacacacctggat gTGTACACCCTActgtctgtatgcacacacatacacacacacctatgtgtacaacacacacatattcacctgcatgcacacacacacacacctggat GTGTACACCCTACTGtctctgcacacacatacatctatgtgtacaacacgcacacacacacacaaacttggaTGTGTACACCCTACTGTctctttgcacacacatacacacacatctaggtgtacaacacacacacacaaaccttgaTGTGTACACCCTACTGTccctttgcacacacatacacacacacatctatgtgtataatgtacacacatacacacacatctgtgtgtgcaacacacacaccatatacacctgcatgcacacacactcatacaccgctgtgcatgtatgcacacaatgGTTTCTCCCCCAGCAGAAATGTTCTATTGTTTTACTaggttttattgtatatatacacattaacatgaatgtttttatttgtacataa
- the LOC118761476 gene encoding uncharacterized protein LOC118761476 isoform X1 produces the protein MCIPYCLYAYTYTHLDVYNIHTPGCVHPTVCMHTHRHTYTHLDVYNTPTPGCVHPTVCMHTHIHTWMCTTYTLLDVYTLLSVCIHIDTHIHTWMCTTHPLLDVYTLLSVCIHIDTHIHTWMCTTYTLLDVYTLLSVCIHIDTHIHTWMCTTHPLLDVYTLLSVCIHIDTHIHTWMCTTYTLLDVYTLLSVCIHIDTHIHTWMCTTHPPGCVHPTVCMHTHRHTYTHLDVYNIHTPGCVHPTVCMHTHRHTYTHLDVYNTPTPGCVHPTVCMHTHRHTYTHLDVYTLLSVCIHIDTHIHTWMCTTHPLLDVYTLLSVCIHIDTHIHTWMCTTYTLLDVYTLLSVCIHIHTHIHTWMCTTYTHLDVYTLLSVCIHIDTHIHTWMCTTHTHLDVYTLLSVCIHIDTHIHTWMCTTHPLLDVYTLLSVCIHIDTHIHTWMCTTHPLLDVYTLLSMHTHRHTYTHLDVYNTHTPGCVHPTVCMHTHTHTPMCTTHTYSPACTHTHTWMCTPYCLCTHIHLCVQHAHTHTNLDVYTLLSLCTHIHTHLGVQHTHTNLDVYTLLSLCTHIHTHIYVYNVHTYTHICVCNTHTIYTCMHTHSYTAVHVCTQWFLPQQKCSIVLLGFIVYIHINMNVFICT, from the exons atgTGTATACCCtactgtctgtatgcatacac atatacacacctggatGTGTACAACATACACACTCCTGGATGTGTACACCCtactgtctgtatgcatacacatagacacacatatacacacctggatGTGTACAACACACCCACTCCTGGATGTGTACACCCtactgtctgtatgcatacacatatacacacctggatGTGTACAACATACACACTCCTGGATGTGTACACCCtactgtctgtatgcatacacatagacacacatatacacacctggatGTGTACAACACACCCACTCCTGGATGTGTACACCCtactgtctgtatgcatacacatagacacacatatacacacctggatGTGTACAACATACACACTCCTGGATGTGTACACCCtactgtctgtatgcatacacatagacacacatatacacacctggatGTGTACAACACACCCACTCCTGGATGTGTACACCCtactgtctgtatgcatacacatagacacacatatacacacctggatGTGTACAACATACACACTCCTGGATGTGTACACCCtactgtctgtatgcatacacatagacacacatatacacacctggatGTGTACAACACACCCTCCTGGATGTGTACACCCtactgtctgtatgcatacacatagacacacatatacacacctggatGTGTACAACATACACACTCCTGGATGTGTACACCCtactgtctgtatgcatacacatagacacacatatacacacctggatGTGTACAACACACCCACTCCTGGATGTGTACACCCtactgtctgtatgcatacacatagacacacatacacacacctggaT GTGTACACCCtactgtctgtatgcatacacatagacacacatatacacacctggatGTGTACAACACACCCACTCCTGGATGTGTACACCCtactgtctgtatgcatacacatagacacacatatacacacctggatGTGTACAACATACACACTCCTGGATGTGTACACCCtactgtctgtatgcatacac atacacacacatatacacacctggatgtgtacaacatacacacacctggATGTGTACACCCtactgtctgtatgcatacacatagacacacatatacacacctggatgtgtacaacacacacacacctggatgTGTATACACtactgtctgtatgcatacacatagacacac atatacacacctggatGTGTACAACACACCCACTCCTGGATGTGTATACACtactgtctgtatgcatacacatagacacacatatacacacctggatGTGTACAACACACCCACTCCTGGATGTGTATACACTACtgtctatgcatacacatagacacacatatacacacctggatgtgtacaacacacacacacctggat gTGTACACCCTActgtctgtatgcacacacatacacacacacctatgtgtacaacacacacatattcacctgcatgcacacacacacacacctggat GTGTACACCCTACTGtctctgcacacacatacatctatgtgtacaacacgcacacacacacacaaacttggaTGTGTACACCCTACTGTctctttgcacacacatacacacacatctaggtgtacaacacacacacacaaaccttgaTGTGTACACCCTACTGTccctttgcacacacatacacacacacatctatgtgtataatgtacacacatacacacacatctgtgtgtgcaacacacacaccatatacacctgcatgcacacacactcatacaccgctgtgcatgtatgcacacaatgGTTTCTCCCCCAGCAGAAATGTTCTATTGTTTTACTaggttttattgtatatatacacattaacatgaatgtttttatttgtacataa
- the LOC118761476 gene encoding uncharacterized protein LOC118761476 isoform X17, producing the protein MCIPYCLYAYTYTHLDVYNIHTPGCVHPTVCMHTHRHTYTHLDVYNTPTPGCVHPTVCMHTHIHTWMCTTYTLLDVYTLLSVCIHIDTHIHTWMCTTHPLLDVYTLLSVCIHIDTHIHTWMCTTYTLLDVYTLLSVCIHIDTHIHTWMCTTHPLLDVYTLLSVCIHIDTHIHTWMCTTYTLLDVYTLLSVCIHIDTHIHTWMCTTHPPGCVHPTVCMHTHRHTYTHLDVYNIHTPGCVHPTVCMHTHRHTYTHLDVYNTPTPGCVHPTVCMHTHRHTYTHLDVYTLLSVCIHIDTHIHTWMCTTHPLLDVYTLLSVCIHIDTHIHTWMCTTYTLLDVYTLLSVCIHIDTHTHTWMCTPYCLYAYT; encoded by the exons atgTGTATACCCtactgtctgtatgcatacac atatacacacctggatGTGTACAACATACACACTCCTGGATGTGTACACCCtactgtctgtatgcatacacatagacacacatatacacacctggatGTGTACAACACACCCACTCCTGGATGTGTACACCCtactgtctgtatgcatacacatatacacacctggatGTGTACAACATACACACTCCTGGATGTGTACACCCtactgtctgtatgcatacacatagacacacatatacacacctggatGTGTACAACACACCCACTCCTGGATGTGTACACCCtactgtctgtatgcatacacatagacacacatatacacacctggatGTGTACAACATACACACTCCTGGATGTGTACACCCtactgtctgtatgcatacacatagacacacatatacacacctggatGTGTACAACACACCCACTCCTGGATGTGTACACCCtactgtctgtatgcatacacatagacacacatatacacacctggatGTGTACAACATACACACTCCTGGATGTGTACACCCtactgtctgtatgcatacacatagacacacatatacacacctggatGTGTACAACACACCCTCCTGGATGTGTACACCCtactgtctgtatgcatacacatagacacacatatacacacctggatGTGTACAACATACACACTCCTGGATGTGTACACCCtactgtctgtatgcatacacatagacacacatatacacacctggatGTGTACAACACACCCACTCCTGGATGTGTACACCCtactgtctgtatgcatacacatagacacacatacacacacctggaT GTGTACACCCtactgtctgtatgcatacacatagacacacatatacacacctggatGTGTACAACACACCCACTCCTGGATGTGTACACCCtactgtctgtatgcatacacatagacacacatatacacacctggatGTGTACAACATACACACTCCTGGATGTGTACACCCtactgtctgtatgcatacacatagacac acatacacacacctggATGTGTACACCCtactgtctgtatgcatacacatag